Genomic window (Candidatus Bathyarchaeota archaeon):
AGTGTCCATTTTGTTTCCCTGCTGATGCTGAATTCTCTATTACCTATTTAAGAGTAGCTACTTAAAAAAGCGTAAACAATTAGGGAAAATTTGGAAATAATCATAAATAACTCAAGCCAGTAAAAATAAAGCGAAGCAGCTTGACGCAACAAACAATGCAGTTCTCATCTTCCGAAGAAACAAGACGCTGGCTTGAAAAACAAACCAACGCCACCCTCACTCCTGTTCATGCCCAAGCCAAAAAGTTACGGGACGACATGAACACTTCATTACAAACGGTTTCAGAAGTCAGCAAACAACTCTTTGACACAAGCTCCAAAGAGATTGAACGGCGAAACATGAAACTCTACAACCGCGCCCGCGCCTTAAACAAGCTTGCCCGCCTCTTTCTTGACCGCCTAAAAAAACTCACCCCCCCAGACCAAGTATCCTATGATACTATGAGCAGGTATGCTCAGGAAACCCAAAAAGTTCTCCTAGTAACCGACATAGACATCAAAAACTGGTTCCCAAGAATCTCACCCTTCTTCATCATGGATCGAAGAAAATTCCTTGTTTTTTACGAAAAAGCTAAGCAGTCGTATGCTGCCCTAAACGATTTCGTAACGAAGGAGTATGTTAAAACAAAAACTTTGGAAGAAACGTTTCTACTACTAAACGAACTGCAGAGTGTAGAAAAACAGTTAACCACCCTTGAGGATGACAAAGAAAGCATCAAAAACGAGCGCGTACCAATCGAGCAGGAAATCGCAGAGATAGAACAAAAAATAGAGGGCCTCAAAACCAAAGGCCCCATCGACAAGCTTAACATGGTTAACACTGAAATAGACGCCTTAAGCAATGAACTAAAACACGCGCTGAGGCACCTGCAGAAACCATTCATTAAAATGCAAGCTTTAGCCGCTTCAGGTGGTGGCGGAGGCGTTACACCTGACCAAGTCAACGTGATAAATCAGTACTTAGAGAAGCCTTTTGACACGTTAGCAGCAGAAAAAGACGGTTACCCACTGCTTAAAGATGCCCTTGAAAAGCTTGAAGAACTGTTGGTAGATGACAAGCTTAAGTTAAAATCTGATAAAGCCCGAAAAGCCGACCAGACAGTTCAAGAGATACTTCACAAAGACTCGCTTTTGAAGCTTCAGGTGCGCTGCAAAGAGATGGCGACCCGAAAAGAACAGTTGGTGGCTTCGTCTAAGATGGATGAAATCAAACAGAATCTGGCTCAATTCCAAGAGCAACTTGACCTTTTAAAGGCTAGAAAAACCAGCATCGAAACACACGAAACCGTTAAGCATAACGTCTACAACTCGACCATAGATAAAATCAGCAACCTCAAACGCACCATTGAAAGAAACGTCTACAACGCAATCGGCATAAAAATCCAAATCAACTAAATTCTAAAACATGAAAATTCTTAGAGATGCTTAAGAACAAATAAGAAGTAAGACTCTAAAACATTACTTCTTGAGTTGCTTCTTGACTGCTTCTTCAGCCGCTTGCACCGTGTCCTTGAGTTTGTCACATTTGGTTCCGCCGCCTTGAGCAAAGTTGGGTCTGCCGCCTCCGCCACCGCCAAAAATCGGCGCCGCCTCCTTGACAATGTTGCCTGCATTAACGCCTTTTTTCACTGCTGCTTCGCCAGCCATTACCATGATTCTGCAGGTTTTTCCGTCTGCACCATAGAATATCGTGACGGCTGAGTCGTTGCGCTTAATGATTTCACTTGCAGTCTGCACCATACGGTTCACATCGATTACTTCTCCGAAATCCCGTTTCACAATGGCTATGCCATCAATTTGCACGGCTTCTTCTGCCGTTTGCTCTTGTCCGATTGCGCTTTCTTTTTCTGCGAGTTCCTTGATTAAGCGGCGTTTCTCAACGTTAGCTTCCTTGAGGTCTTTGATGACTTTCTCTGCAGTTTTATCAAGCTTGTCTATGGGCGCATTGAGAACTTCGGATACTTTCCAGAGTAGCGTCTCGTGTTCCTGTACTGCCTTTAGCGCTTCAAGTCCAACCGCGTAACCGAGCCGTTCAACGCCGTCTTGGACGCGTTCAGTGTAAACGATTTTGACAAAGCCGACTTCGCCAGTACTGCCCAAGTGTGTTCCAGCACACGCTTCCACATCCCAATCGCCAGTTTTCACGACACGGATGTCTTTACCTGGAACCGCACCACCCTGATAGAGCCTAAAGCCATAACGTGCTTCTGCTTCGTTGCGTGGAAGCCATTGTGTTTCAACTTTCATGTTGGCCATGACCGCTTGGTTTGCCAACGTTTCAATTTTGTGAATTTCCTCTTGGGTCAGTCTGCGGTAGTGCGAAATGTCCAGCCGTGACGTTTCAAGCCCCTTCTGGGTTCCTGACTGCCAAACATGCTCGCCCAAAACCCGCCTTGCAGCGCCGTTGATTACGTGAGTAACCGTGTGAGCCTTCATCAGTGGATATCGTCTTTCCCAATTTAGAACGCCATGGACAACGCTGCCTTCTTTGAACGTTGCAGGAGCGCCGAGTTTGTGCACTATAACCTTGCCAATCTTTACAACCTCAACAACTTCAAACTTTGAATCGCCAACAGTCAGCCAGCCTTGGTCTGATGGTTGTCCTCCGCCTTCAGGGTAGAAGCATGTTCTGTCCAAAACCACATGCAATCTGTTGATGATCTTGAGGACTTTTGCGTCAAATTCCTTCATGTAAACATCAGCGTAATAAAGCGGCTCTGTCGCGGGCAGTTGCTCAGCTGCTTTTTCGAGTGACTCCTCAGCTTTGGCCTCTTCCTCCTCCACGGGTTTGGATGCCTGCATGTGGCGCTTAGCGATTAACGCGTAAAAGTTCTCAGGAACTTCCACATCGATGCCTTCTTTTTCTGCGGCTTGCTTGACTATTTCAGGTGGAAGCCCATGTGAATCGTAGAGTTCAGTGAGCGTATCCATAGGCAACTTGCCTGTGCCTTTGGCTTTGAGGTCACTGGCGATGCGTTTCACCATGCCTTCTCCACGCTTAAGAGTGTCTTCGAACTTTTCCTCCTCAACTTTTAGCATTTCAACGATTTCGTTGCGCATCTCTTTGATGTGGGGGAAGTCTTTTGCCCAGTAATCCGCCTGCAAATCAATGATGTCATAGAGCTTTGCTGGCTCCATGTTTAACATACGTAACAATCGATAAACCCTGCGGTACAGCAGCCTTGCCAAGTAGCCCTCTTGAATGTTTGAAGGAACAACACCTTCGGAGAGCATAAAACTCAACGTTTTGGTGTGATCGGTTACTGCCCAAGCGTTCTCAAGCGGAATCAGCACTTTATCAAGCGTTTCTAAATCGATGCCTGTGAGTTCTGAAACGCGTTTGCGTGCCACAAGCCTGTTAGCACGCTTATCAACGCTGACCAACCCTGAATACTTTGCAACTCTCTCCAAGAAGTCATTGTCCACGTTAGTTATTCCTGCCATGTCCAGCACTTTGTCGAGCAGTTTGCCGTAGATAGCTTGAAAGAGGCTTGGAACGCCCTGACTAATCCAAGTGAAACGGTCAATACCATACCCCGTATCCACCGTGCGAATCGGCAGTTCAATAAAGTCGTCGCCGACAACCTTGTACTGCATAAACACTAGCGTGCCCACTTCTAAGCCTCGCACGATGCATTCAACGTCTGGACCTGCGTTACCTCCGCCTACCCAGACGCCTTCTTTGTAAATCACTTCTTCCGAGGGTATGCCCAACACTTCAGTGGCAAAACGCTGGTGGAAACGAACTGTGTCGTCTTTCCAATACACTTCTTTATCTGGGTAGTTAAATGCGTGTGCTCCACCCATCTCGAAAATTGTCAGGTGTCTGCCAAACGTGGGGCCAGTGTTTGCAATATCCGTAAGCCTTATTGAAGGTTGGGAAATCACCAGCGGGTTTGCAGGAGGAGGCGCGATGCCTTCGGTAACGTAAGGTTGGAAGTCGATGATGCTTGCGTGTGTTAAGTAAATGTCTTTGCGCCAACGCGCAACCACTGGGTAGGGCTTTATGCGGGTGTGCCCGTTCTTCTCGAAGAATGAGAGGAATGCCTCTCGCATCTGGGAAAGGCTGAACTTTTTCTTGGTTGCGGGGTTGCCAAGGAACGTGTAGCATCCGCACTCGTCAGAACTTGATTCGCCGCAAGTTTCCTGCTCAGCGTTCTGAGTCCAAAAATACTCGCCGCATTTTGGACAATGCTTCCTAACAAAACCCTCTTCTTTAAAGAAGGGGAGGTCGTAGTCCTTTGCTGTAAACTTCATTTGTTTGGTGCTCCCAATGTTAGTTAATGGGTTACGAGCTTCATGCTTTTAAATAATTTCGAGAAAATTTCAAGAATGCCAGCCCTCTATCAAAGCCTCCTTTAGTGAGCCTGTCTTTTCTTGTCCATAGCGCCGAAGAGGCTTGGTGAGGTGCCTCTGTGACCTTGTTGCAGTTACGTACAACCCCGCCTTTAGTGCTCTTGGCACAATTTGCTGGGTTTTTTCCAAGTCGGGGAATTTGCCGCCGCACCGCTCGCAGCGGTATCCTTGGCTTTTGCCCATGGATTTTAAGCGTTTTTTGCAGTTTGGGCAGATTGGGTTTTCAGTGCGCGTCTTTGGTTTTAGGGATAGAATGTTGATTTTTTCTAAATTGATTGTTAATGACTTAGTTTTTGCTACCTTTCGTACTGCGCCGTAGACTTCGATGCTGTCGCCAACGACGAGTTCTCTTGCGATTTTGCGCAAGCTACCGGTCGGCTCGTACGCAGCGCAATCCACTTCGGCAGAGTCGTCTTTGATGGAAAAGATTACATGGCGAACTGGAATTAATCGTGGGTTTTTTGAAACCACTCCGTTGGCGATTACTGAACTGTAAGGCTCAATCTTACCGAGCGCTTCTACAGGTGTTAGATGAGCATCCGTGCCCTGATTGCTCCTGAAAATTACCCAGCGCTCCACGGGCTCAAGCGGTTTAACAAGCTCAAACGCTTTTTTCACCACCGCTGGTGTTTCGCCTCTGATTCCGAAGAGGATTGGGTCTGGACCACGCGGCGTAATGATAACCCTACCTTTTTCAGTGTCAACGTTGTTGAAAGTGTAGGGTGCAGTCAGCTTGTCCATTTCAAAAATCGACGCCAAATCTACCTGCCGCTTTGAACCCACCTCCTCTTTTGTTCGATAAGCAATCAACTCAAAAGTGTGGTCGCAGTTGAGGGGTTCGCCTATGGCTGCCAGTGCCCCGATGATGCCCCTACAAGTGTTGAAACCAGCCGCTTCAGCCCCAAACTTCTTGATGAGTGCCATAGCTTGTTTTAGGGTAACTATGCTTGTTTGGGCACCTTTAGAGAAAACTTGCACTTCCTTTGGGATTCGCGCGCCTTTTAAGAAAACTATGCCGGGGTCTGTGCCTTTCTCTTTGATTGCCGAGTGTTCTTCCCACAATGTCATAGCTGTATCTTTTATTTCCTCTTCAAATTCAGGTTCATAGGTGAATCTTAGGCAGAGTGCGCCGTTACCCCTTGTCTTCCAAGGCACGTTAGGATTGAGCCTAATTAGGCTTGGGTAATCAATAAAACGTACGTTTAATTTTTCGAGTTCTTCGATAAAAACAGCAGCAAGGTACGTAGTGCAGCCTCCTTTAGTTGAATCCGTATCGTCTAGGCCGATGTGCATTGTTTGCTTTGGCAAAGGTGGCGTTCTCCGAGGTTAGTCAGAGAATTAGTTGGCGAAGGTAAAAAATATTGTTTAAAGAAAAAGAGGTTGCTTAGGCTGTTGTTTGACTAATAAAAAATTATTGGGCAATTGGGCTTTCAAGCATTATTTGTTCCTGTATTACTGTTTCTGGCGTTTCAGTCAAAATCATTGTCAGTTTCGAATTGATTTTACCTATGTTCTCGATTCGATTTGTTATAATGAATCGGAGTTTTTCCATGTTTTCCGCTTTAATGTTTGCGATGATGTCGTAGACTCCCCAGAGAGTATGCGCTTCTTCGACACCATCAATTTTTTTCAGTGCTTTCAGTACTTGGCTTTCTGCTCCAATCTCAGTATTTAGGAGGACGTAAGCTGTAGGCATTTTTTCACTTCATCATTTATGGTGGTTGGGCGGTTGGGTTCAGAGGTTTGGGTGCTCTATCTTATTCAAGGGGAACACAAAAAATATCGTTGAATACACAAACCTCTTCGTCCAACCGATAAAAAACTGCGTGTGCCTATTTTTCTGTAAAGTCGCTACTGCCGCTTGGTCTTCCGCAGTTTTCTTGATTTGCACGCATCTCTTCATATATCTCCCTCAGTCTGGCACACAGGAGTGTTAATTTCATTGGTAAAAAATTTAAGACTATGTGACTGTCAGCATACAATCACAAACTTCGTCGTTTAGGCTGCCTTGTTTTTTGAATAATGGTCTCTTGCGTGTAAGTCAAGGTCTTTTCCGTTCTGGAAGTCTGTTCCACACCATGGGCATTTAAATTCAAATTTCATTACTATCAATAATTAGATTGATTCTGAATGATTAATGGTTGTGTAAGTAATGAAAAATAATGACAAATATAATTTGGTGTTTGTTAAAAGAAAGGGATTTTTGAGCGTTTAACGCTCTTCTACGACAATCATTGTCAGTGTTGACCGAACCTTGTCTAATCGCCTGATGCGCCATGTTACGATTTCTTTTAGTTTATCCATGGCGTCTGCTTTTACTCTGGCCACTATGTCGTATACTCCGTAAACCGCGGAAGCTTCTTCAACGCCCTCCACTTTCTTTAACTCTTTTAAAACATCCGATTCTGAGCCGATTTCAGTGTTTATCAATACAAAGGCTGTAGGCATAATTTATCCTCAGATAATTAGTTACTTGGGTCTGAATTAAAATCTTTCTCATAAACCGACATGTCAGAGTATCAGTTTAACGCATAGTTAGCTGAGACTATGCTTGCTTGTTTCTTAAAATCTTGATGCCTACCCATTGAAACGCGATGTAGGAAACAATCAGTCTAAACCATAGATTAACAATCCGCGAAAGCAAAGTCACTGAAAAACTTAGCGGTATGGGGATTCCAAGAGCATAAAAAGAGGCACTCATGATGATTTCTGGAAAGCCAAAGAATGTTACTCCAACGGATTGAAGAGTTCCTGTTAGTGTGAAAACAATGAGTACCTTATCAACAGGTACAGGGTAACCTAAGGCGATAAAAGATAGAAAAACAACGGACACTTCGAAAATAAAGGATACAACCGCATAAATGGTGGGAAGGATTAATCTTTTAGGGTTAGTTTTTAAATGGTTCATGCTGTTGTGGAAGCGATTTAACATGTCTTCAGCTTTCGCCTTAAAGTTTTCAGGGTTCCAGCCACGGCGGAAAAATGTTACTATACGTAATGCCCAGTTTAGCAGTACTTTTGTTGCCGAGGGTTTAACGCTTATATAATAGACAAGAACCAAAACAATGAGAGTAAGTGAAAAGACGGTAGCGATAAGAAATGTAGCTGTGGGTGGTAAGGGATAGCTAAGTAGAACCGATGTTAAGCCAACACCCAATGAGACCACCGTTAAAGTTAAAACAAAAATTTTTTGACCAACCACCGAAGCACCAATCTTTCCCGTGTCAATTTTAGCATCTTTGGATAGCAAATACGTTTTTGAAACTTCACCAGACCAGCCCAGCTGCGGAATGGTTGCTTCAAAAAACAATCCAACCCACGTGTACAAAAGAGCCTTCCGTATGCTTATATCAACAGATAAGTTTTTGAGTAAACATCGCCAGACCAGCGCGGAAAAAAATGCGTAAAACACATATGCTACGAAAGCACCAGCATAATAAACAGGGTTAATCTGTGAGAGAATATCCAGTACCTTTGATGGATCAATAAAAAATAAAACATAAACGATAAAGGCAATTAACCCAAAAATCAAAATTACAATAATAGGGTTCTTTACGACGGTTTTTTTCGCGGGTTCCATGCAGGTTTCAAGCCTTGATAAAACACGTTCTATCAAACATTGCTTTTAGCTTTTTGGGGTTCATGAGCGTTTCTTCTTTTTGCGCAATAAAACGCCTGTTACCAAAGCTACTGCAACTAAAACGATAAGAACGACTGCAATTAAAATCGTCCAATTTTGCCCCTCTGCTGGCTGCCACATATTCGTATTTTCCACTATCGTATGTATTGTGTAATGTGGCGTTGCGGCGTTTCCTTCAACACTTACGCCTGTGACTTTGTCCCAAATGTACGTGTTCTCGCTTGTTGACGCATACAAAACCGTGCGAGTAGCCCCTACGTATGTGCGCTGTTCTGCTTTTGTGATGGTTACATTGCCCAAATTTTCAGCGAAGAAGGTGTCTCCTGCATTGAGGTTGGCTGGAATTATGAAGTTATCAATTAAATGCCCGGTCTCTAAATTCAAAGTCGTGGTTGACTGCTCAGTTGACCCATCAGAAAACCTTGACGTAATCCTAACAGTGATGTTTGACCCCTGCACCTCGAGTACTTCCATTCTAGCCCCCACAACATCGTGTTCTGCCACAGGCGAACCAGTATAACTTACTTTATACTCTATCCAATCGCCTTTCTTCACACCAACCGACAAATCAGCAAACGCAACACTATCTAAACTGAGAACCAAAATGCATGCGATTATTATGAGAGTGAGTTTTCTTGCCATAAGTGTTTGTTTTTCTCCTAATGCCCTATTGTAACTTTCGCTTATTGGCTTGCCTTATAGTAAGAAAAGATGGAGAATCACCGCTTCTTTACATGCTTACTCTTCAGTTAAGATTAATGTCAACGTTGACCTGACTTTAGCAAGTGTCCTTATCTTACGGGTAACTGTATCCTTGAGTTTCTCCATTGAGTCAGCCTTGACTTTAGTAATTATATCATAGACGCCATACGAATAGTAAGCTTCTTCGACTCCTTCAAGTTTTTTGAGTTCATCGACAACTTGTTCCTCTGCACCTGATTCAACGTTTATCAACACAAAGGCTCTAGGCATCCAATACTCTCCAATTATAGTTAAAGTGCTTGGCATTAAAATTTTTCTGAAAATAATCTTTTTAGATTAATTTTTAGGCGGTAGTTGTTTTGTGACCAGTTATCATGTCATAATTGGTATGTGGCTTATTTTTTTAGGATTGAGGCGAAGCCGCAGGTACAGTCAGGCGCTGCTCACTATAGTCCATTGCTAAGAAGGTGTAATGATACGAATTTTACAGCTATCTGCACAAAAGAGTTATATTAAGTTAGCATGAAAAGTGTAAGCTATTGCAGGGACATACATGGTAAAGTACATTTTCGTAACGGGCGGTGTGTTGAGTTCTGTTGGCAAGGGCATTTTAACTTCTTCCATCGGCAAAATGCTTCAAGCAAGAGGATTAAAACCGACGGTTGTAAAAATCGACCCTTACGTTAACATCGACGCGGGAACCATGAACCCCTACATGCACGGCGAGGTCTTCGTTACCGACGATGGCGGCGAAACAGACTTAGACTTAGGCTGGTACGAGCGCTTCTTAGATTTAAGCCTAAAACAGGAAAACAACTTAACAACGGGAACAATCTACAAATCAGTTATAGAAAAAGAGCGCCATGGAGATTTTTTGGGGCGGTGTGTTCAAATTGTGCCCCATGTCACTAACGAAATAAAAAACCGAATTAGACACGCTGGTAGGTTAGTGAACGCCGACATTGTATTAACTGAGGTCGGCGGTACAGTCGGCGACATCGAAGGCTTACCATTCCTAGAAGCTATACGACAAATGCGTGTTGAAGAGGGGTATGAAAACACGCTTTATGTTCATGTTGCTTTGGTGCCGATTTTGGACGTAACAGGTGAATTCAAGACCAAACCCCTCCAGCACAGCGTTAACGAGCTTCGCCGCATCGGTATTCAACCTGATACTATAGTTGCCAGAAGCCCGCAGATGATTGATGCTGAGGCGCTAAGAAAAATTGCGTTGTTCGGCACCATACCGGAAAGCGCTGTTTTCTGTTCTTATAATGCTGAATCTGTTTATCAGGTGCCGCTTATTCTTGACAAACAAGGTATGGGCGACTTTATCTGTCAACGCTTAGCTTTAAAGTGTGACAACAAAGACTTCAATGAGTGGCAACGCTTCGTGGACGCTATTATTCATCCAGAACATGAAGTCAAAATAGCCTTAGTTGGCAAGTATGCTGGTTTAAGTGACAGTTACGTAAGCATGAGTGAGGCACTCCGGCATGGAGGTGCAGCCTGCAAAGCTAAAGTGTACATTTCGTACTTGGAGGCTGAGAAATTCGAGCGTGACCCCCAATGTATTGCTGATCTTGGCAACTTTGATGGGATTTTTGTTCCTTACGGTTTTGGTCCACGAGGTACAGAGGGCAAGATTGCAGCCGTCAAGTACGCAAGAGAGCATGACATCCCATTCTTGGGGATTTGTTATGGTTTTCAGTTAGCGGTTATCGAGTTTGCACGCAATGCTTGTGGTTTAACGGATGCGAACAGCACAGAAATCAACCCTGACACGCCGTATCCAGTCATTGACCTTATGCCTGAGCAACGGGGCATCGAAGTTAAAGGCGCAA
Coding sequences:
- the alaS gene encoding alanine--tRNA ligase, with protein sequence MKFTAKDYDLPFFKEEGFVRKHCPKCGEYFWTQNAEQETCGESSSDECGCYTFLGNPATKKKFSLSQMREAFLSFFEKNGHTRIKPYPVVARWRKDIYLTHASIIDFQPYVTEGIAPPPANPLVISQPSIRLTDIANTGPTFGRHLTIFEMGGAHAFNYPDKEVYWKDDTVRFHQRFATEVLGIPSEEVIYKEGVWVGGGNAGPDVECIVRGLEVGTLVFMQYKVVGDDFIELPIRTVDTGYGIDRFTWISQGVPSLFQAIYGKLLDKVLDMAGITNVDNDFLERVAKYSGLVSVDKRANRLVARKRVSELTGIDLETLDKVLIPLENAWAVTDHTKTLSFMLSEGVVPSNIQEGYLARLLYRRVYRLLRMLNMEPAKLYDIIDLQADYWAKDFPHIKEMRNEIVEMLKVEEEKFEDTLKRGEGMVKRIASDLKAKGTGKLPMDTLTELYDSHGLPPEIVKQAAEKEGIDVEVPENFYALIAKRHMQASKPVEEEEAKAEESLEKAAEQLPATEPLYYADVYMKEFDAKVLKIINRLHVVLDRTCFYPEGGGQPSDQGWLTVGDSKFEVVEVVKIGKVIVHKLGAPATFKEGSVVHGVLNWERRYPLMKAHTVTHVINGAARRVLGEHVWQSGTQKGLETSRLDISHYRRLTQEEIHKIETLANQAVMANMKVETQWLPRNEAEARYGFRLYQGGAVPGKDIRVVKTGDWDVEACAGTHLGSTGEVGFVKIVYTERVQDGVERLGYAVGLEALKAVQEHETLLWKVSEVLNAPIDKLDKTAEKVIKDLKEANVEKRRLIKELAEKESAIGQEQTAEEAVQIDGIAIVKRDFGEVIDVNRMVQTASEIIKRNDSAVTIFYGADGKTCRIMVMAGEAAVKKGVNAGNIVKEAAPIFGGGGGGRPNFAQGGGTKCDKLKDTVQAAEEAVKKQLKK
- a CDS encoding tRNA(Ile)(2)-agmatinylcytidine synthase; translated protein: MPKQTMHIGLDDTDSTKGGCTTYLAAVFIEELEKLNVRFIDYPSLIRLNPNVPWKTRGNGALCLRFTYEPEFEEEIKDTAMTLWEEHSAIKEKGTDPGIVFLKGARIPKEVQVFSKGAQTSIVTLKQAMALIKKFGAEAAGFNTCRGIIGALAAIGEPLNCDHTFELIAYRTKEEVGSKRQVDLASIFEMDKLTAPYTFNNVDTEKGRVIITPRGPDPILFGIRGETPAVVKKAFELVKPLEPVERWVIFRSNQGTDAHLTPVEALGKIEPYSSVIANGVVSKNPRLIPVRHVIFSIKDDSAEVDCAAYEPTGSLRKIARELVVGDSIEVYGAVRKVAKTKSLTINLEKINILSLKPKTRTENPICPNCKKRLKSMGKSQGYRCERCGGKFPDLEKTQQIVPRALKAGLYVTATRSQRHLTKPLRRYGQEKTGSLKEALIEGWHS
- a CDS encoding Lrp/AsnC ligand binding domain-containing protein, whose product is MPTAYVLLNTEIGAESQVLKALKKIDGVEEAHTLWGVYDIIANIKAENMEKLRFIITNRIENIGKINSKLTMILTETPETVIQEQIMLESPIAQ
- a CDS encoding Lrp/AsnC ligand binding domain-containing protein, with the protein product MPTAFVLINTEIGSESDVLKELKKVEGVEEASAVYGVYDIVARVKADAMDKLKEIVTWRIRRLDKVRSTLTMIVVEER
- a CDS encoding flippase-like domain-containing protein — protein: MEPAKKTVVKNPIIVILIFGLIAFIVYVLFFIDPSKVLDILSQINPVYYAGAFVAYVFYAFFSALVWRCLLKNLSVDISIRKALLYTWVGLFFEATIPQLGWSGEVSKTYLLSKDAKIDTGKIGASVVGQKIFVLTLTVVSLGVGLTSVLLSYPLPPTATFLIATVFSLTLIVLVLVYYISVKPSATKVLLNWALRIVTFFRRGWNPENFKAKAEDMLNRFHNSMNHLKTNPKRLILPTIYAVVSFIFEVSVVFLSFIALGYPVPVDKVLIVFTLTGTLQSVGVTFFGFPEIIMSASFYALGIPIPLSFSVTLLSRIVNLWFRLIVSYIAFQWVGIKILRNKQA
- a CDS encoding Lrp/AsnC ligand binding domain-containing protein, whose protein sequence is MPRAFVLINVESGAEEQVVDELKKLEGVEEAYYSYGVYDIITKVKADSMEKLKDTVTRKIRTLAKVRSTLTLILTEE
- a CDS encoding CTP synthase, with protein sequence MVKYIFVTGGVLSSVGKGILTSSIGKMLQARGLKPTVVKIDPYVNIDAGTMNPYMHGEVFVTDDGGETDLDLGWYERFLDLSLKQENNLTTGTIYKSVIEKERHGDFLGRCVQIVPHVTNEIKNRIRHAGRLVNADIVLTEVGGTVGDIEGLPFLEAIRQMRVEEGYENTLYVHVALVPILDVTGEFKTKPLQHSVNELRRIGIQPDTIVARSPQMIDAEALRKIALFGTIPESAVFCSYNAESVYQVPLILDKQGMGDFICQRLALKCDNKDFNEWQRFVDAIIHPEHEVKIALVGKYAGLSDSYVSMSEALRHGGAACKAKVYISYLEAEKFERDPQCIADLGNFDGIFVPYGFGPRGTEGKIAAVKYAREHDIPFLGICYGFQLAVIEFARNACGLTDANSTEINPDTPYPVIDLMPEQRGIEVKGATMRLGAHKVILQKGTLAHKLFGDEEIHERHRHRFEVNLDYIDVLKKNGLSFTGKSSDGRRMETLELPDKYFFFASQFHGEFKSRPGRPSPEYFGFIQACVNRKLGRPKVAV